CCTGCAGGGTGGGTAAGAGGTAGGGGGCTTTTAAGGCTGGAAGCTGGTGTAGAGAGTTTCATGCGGTCTGTGGTAGTTGGTTTCACCCGCTTCAAAGCATGAATGACGGCTTTGGCAAACACTGCCCCCGGCCGAATTGGAGGacggaggggaggaggaaaggaagagagcTGGGGGTTAAACCAAAGATGGAGTAGTTCAAAAATACATCTTTGCAGGTTGAGTAGGATGACAGACCGATACAGGGAGAACACAGTCCTCAATAATAAAAGCAAATACAACAGCAAACATTCTCTGACACACACCCCAAtaaaacagccaaacaaaaaaaacaaaacaaaatggcaaaCAAGTCAATCAAACCAAAGTGACATCAGGCCTTTCCAAAGTGACATCAAGTTTCTCTTTTTAATCCCATTCAATCCCACTGGTCTTAATCAATTAAGTCCATCTCCCATAATTCTCTGTAAACCAGAAAGTACTCGTTGGCTCCTCTTTATGGCTGGTCAACAAGGTTAGGGTCCACTCTGAAACAATGACAAGAACAGGTCTCAGTGGCCAGAGAGACCTGCTAGTACAGTGAGACTATATCTGTCATTAACCAATGGTATGGCTATTTCAGAATTACCGTCAGTGACACAGGCAATGATTTCAGCAGCATTATCAGGTGACTAATCAACATAGTACAACGTTACAGCACATTCAGAGAAATAGAAATGCATGGCGCAGGACAGGTACAAATGGCAGTCTTGTACAACGGAAAATCAAGTTTGCTTTATACAATCACGTTTCTATAGCGACGCTGAACATTCCACCACGGAAAACTTTTACATCTGTTGGACTCAGCACAGCTCATTCCTTGAAGCACCATTGTACAGCTAACATGGAAATTTGTGATACAACACAGAACATAGAACAAGTATTGGGAACACTAAGCAGGCTGTAGGGCATTACATTTCTATGTGTCACTTTATGAATGCTAATCTCAATCAAATACACTGCAAAGTTTTCACATGAATGATCTAACAACCATGTGCGGAGTTATACAGAAACCCAAATGAgtaagaggcagaaagagggctgactgacagcagcaggaggaggaggggaccCCAACCCTGGTATGCAAACTTAAAGGTGCCATTCTGGAGCACAGTGGGGGGGGGAGAGGGATTCTGGAGggcttgggaaaaaaaaaggcaaggaGAGTGGCACACCTCTCTTCCTTCTTTACCTCTCAACCTCCCTCCCCTGAGGGCGCGTACGAGAAGGGAGTGCtggagcaaagaaaaagaaaacagtcctGGAGTGCTGGTTCCTCCTTCtactcctctcttctcctgttcATCCTCTGAacagatgagagggagaaaggagacaAGCAGAAGGAGATGACAGTTGGTATGTGTGAGGTGTACGCTTTCCTCTCTACCTGgcttcctccctcctgtcctccctcttgGTGCGAATGGGCTGAGGGCCATCAGCAGGCTGCTGGACCCAGTTGTTATCATGGAGCCCAACACGGCAGCCCGGTGTGTCCTTGTCTGTACGCCGGCAGCACATCCAATAGGAACGTCCATAAGGCAGGTCATGGTGGTAAGGTTTGGGGTGCCAACGGCACAGGGAAACATCCCCGCGCTCATATTGCCGCTTACACTGCTTACAGGGGTCATCCCTGTAGAGAGGGTCTTGATTCCAGCGTGAATCCACTGCTCGCACCCCATATGTCTCAATCAACACCTTGAAGTAGTGACAGGTGCACTTGAGGGCTGCCAGAGAGCGCGTTGGCAGGTAGCTGAAGATGTTGACCATGATGTGGtcgggcagcagcagcatgtacTGGCGCGGTTCAAGGAGGCGCTGAATCTGAAATCTGATCTCCAGGAAATCATGGGACACGTGGCGGTAGAGGCGACACAGCGAAGGGTCTGAACAGTCCTCCCCAACACTGGGAGAATCTGGTCGAGGTGCCCGCTCGCCTGAACTGACTGCCACTCCCGTCCCAGGGCCATTGTTGTTGGCACAGTCCAAAGAGCACATTCCTGACCCACTGCCAGTGCCTGTTCCTTTTACATCCTCCTCTGGGCCCCGTGGGGGCTGAAGGAAGAAGAGTTGTCCAGGAGGGGGATCATCTGATGAAGGGTCAGTGGAGCTGGCAACACCCCCACCGCCGCCTCCCCCACTAGGCACAGCAAAACACACTGTCTCCTCCTGCACATTCTCTGTACTGTCCTTGCCGTAAAACACGCATTGGTCCACAGCACCTgtcaccaccacctccacatGGAAGCCAGTCACTCGCTCCCGCCCCACACCCACCACTTTCTTTTCAGCTGAGGAAAGCTCCTGGGTTGGGTCTGGGCTGCCACAGGCCTGCCTGTCTGGGTGATGGAGGTCCCCATCTGTTTTGGGGGCAGCAGTTGTGGCAGCAAGCAGCAGACTACTGGGGTCTCTAGATGAGGGGCTGACGAGTTGGTAGAGGTCACAGGTGATTTTCTCTTTGGCCCTGGCTGCTGCCTGGTTGCCCCCACCACCACAGCTCATAAACATACAGCGGGACCTGCCAGCTGGCTCCAACTGAGATCGCGGATCCAGATTTGACACTCGGAAAGCTATCCTAACTTCACCGTGACTGTGGCttgggggtggaggaggagttaCAATGCTAgactcccctcctctcctccgctccCTTTCTCGATTAGAAGAGTCTGTTACAGGACCAGTGCCTAGATGGAGCCGATTCTCCAGGTTCTGGGACTCAAAGTGTGCAATGGCCTGGGCTACCCTGCATgactcctgctgctcctcaagcTCCTGGTCTGTCTGGATGGGAGACGATGATGCCTGGGCCTCTTTGGAGGGCTGGCCATTTGAACTGtctgacacaaacatgacaggaGTGGGGTCTGACACTGTGCCACGGAGAAGGGTGTGCTGGTGGGGGGTAAGGCCCTGACTGTGAGTGGTAGTAGGgggctggtggtggtgttggtttCCATGAACAGCCACAATTCCCTGCAGGGCCATGGCAGTCCTCTGCTCGACCAAGGCAACCATCTCTGCCACAGACAGCAGGTCTGTCTCATTCACCCCTCCTAGAAGTGGCTCATCAGCGCTCGGAGGTGCAAGAGAGGTGTCATGGCTGAAGTGTGGCTCTGAGGCTTGGGAGCGAGTTGGAGGGTCATAAGATGAACATCGTCTTCGTCTTTTGGCTTTACTGCAGTCAGTTGCCCAGTTACCTTTAACCTGTGAAGgaaaataatgaatatttattaaaaaaaaaatagtgcagtaaaaaaaaaagaaaaaagtacatCACAGCGCAGGTTTTGTTTCAGCTCCTTACCTTCATGGCGCTGGGTCTGGGCTGGCCTGCTCCACTGAACTGGTGTGCAACAAAGAAGGCTATCTTCTCCTTGGTGTTGCCTGGCTTTATGACATACCAGGTGTCTAACATCACACGGCCATCTTCCATCTGGGACCCGGAAGAGGGGGGTGAAGGTGGGGCTGAAGAGGGTGGAGGGGCCTGGCTCTGTGTCAGGGAGCTGGAGACAAGCTCAGGTTCAGGTGGAGTGTTCTCTGAACCCACATCGTCCTCTTCGCCGTTCTCTTCCTGCACCCCCACTATCATCCCCCCATCTTCACTTCCATCCACACTCCTTCTGGCATCTGGAGAGGGCTCCGCCttgcagagggagggggacCCTGTCCCACCACCGCCTCCACCGCTGCCCCCTGACCCTGGGCTCCTTGCTTTGTTCTGGGAGTAGGTGCCAAAGGGCCGTGGGCACCACAGACGGATGTGGGAAAAGGTGTCTCGGTCCATCAGGATGCGGACCACCGGGGCATATCGGCATCTATGCTGGCCAGCAAACACCAAGAGCCAGAGCTCTCATTGTCGGCTCCCTGTCACAGTGCCAACTTGATGGGCACTGTCTGTCACCAAGCTCATCAGCAACACTGGGCATAAAACCTGCGTGAATAGGAAAGGGAAAGATAAAAGGAAAGGTTGGAGTACAGACCAAGAGGGAAGAATGAGAGACAAGAGAATAATGTTATTTATCTGCTcagtcactgaaaacagagTTCATATCTCCAGAGCAACAATGCCCATCAGGGCCAGGATCAATTCAGATAATCAATTACCAATTGAGGCAGTATTGAATAGCTGCTGCGAGGTACAATTCAGATAGTGTGTTAGCATTGCATACCAGCATCCCAGCCACCAGAGTGCAGAGACAACAATCATCATACTACTAAGTGAACTTCGCAGTCATAACTGGCCTGTCTGCTACTTTGGTCAAACTCAATTAGCAATTACATTTGCTACTGTGTGAGAAGATCCTCTCCCCTGCTTTGGAGCCTGTAAATCAAATTAAAGAGATTCCATTTCAGGTTCAGTGTCTGCAGCTTGCAGATGAAAGGGATGAGAGATGGAGCACAAAAGCTCCAAATGGactctctctccccctgttcCCTTCCTGCATCTCAGTGCTTCAAAGAGGACTTGCTTAATAGGAGGCAACACAGGGAGGAGCATACAGGCATATGCTAGGTCTATTTTTAGCAAACAGCAGGAGGGGGTGGGGTAGTAGTGAAACAACTGTAgctgtcctccctgtcctcaCCCTTTGCTCCATGCCAAAGAGCCTATGCTACGGGCTGGGGGGGAGCCTTTAGTCCAACCAGCGTGCTTTGCTTCTGCAGCTATGCCAGCTGTAGGGCCTGCCAGGAACGTGCTGACATGCTTAAGGAGAGGAACAAGTGGCAAAGGCAACATGTTTGGCTCACTGCTGATCTGaaggcctcctcttcatcagagaGCAGCCTGACCTCATAGCTAcacctcatctgtctgttttcatttgcttctTTTTGAGGTTACCCCTAAGACATTACATGTTAAACTTGTATTATAGGATTAAACTGGACAGGATTTTTCTTCAACTCTAAGCAGTGCAATTTCCCCATAACCAGACCACTGTACATCAATATCACAGTTTCACTGGTACAGATAAAAGTGTGTTGGTGCTCTTATGCTCAGGTTATGTTGAGTGTGATTTCTGTGATTCCCTCACTCCCTCATTCCCTCTTGGTAGCCAtttgaaaagcagaggagagaccTTAACGTGTTTTATGTGGGAAGGTGCTCAGAAATGACaccttaaaaatgaacaaattggACAGACACTCAGCATCGGGGCAAGGCAAAATAATTTTTCCTATGCAAAGAAGAGACTTTCAAGGGACAGTGTTTTGACAGcgtaaaaaaaaagtctgtcgTGTTTGTGTAGCATCtgaattgtttgttttaagTGTCCATGTGTCATGAATAGTTTTACtgctgaaatgtgcttttatttaagTCATTTCAAATTCATGATTTGTTGTGTTCTTAGTCAGAAGTGTGTAAATGTAGAGGATATGACAATTCATATATTTTGTAAGTTTGGGTCCCAAGGAAATTGGAACCAAATTTCTCTTTCAGGTCTCGAGCAGAAAAGGTAAAGAGTAAATGTGAACCAATTCAgtcccctcttcccctctctctcttctgtgtaGTGTCACTCTTCACCTGTACAGGTCCAGACATGCTGTCAGCTGAAGTGACAatttcataaaaacacatctcCACATCTCAGTGCAGTCATAAATTTACAGATTGCCTGGTAAATCTTGGGGGTGTGGCAGCAACTTGACAAAAGCTAGCTAATTTTTGGGAGGTAACCAACCATTAGGAATGACTTCGTgtaatgtacacacagacacacacaccccaaaatACTACAAAGTCCAAAATAACACTGCCATCAAAAGCACTGGAACACGCATTCCTAGTTGCCATAGCTACAAATAGTGCCAATATAACTTTATAGCACAGAGGGTGTGTTTGAGACAATATAAGCTAGGATTGTAGCACTTGAACATTCCACAGTGCTCCACTTGATTAATGCATAGCTCTTTGCATAGCTCTACACTCTTATTGCATAACGTAAGGTTAATCAAAGAGCTTATTTTGCAAAAGGTTGATATTTGCTTAAGCTGGGTTTTTCGGAGTTTGAACGAAACAGTAGTTATGGCTGTACCGAACAGTTCGAGCCTTTGAAGCTTCATTCAGAACTTTGACATTTGAATTCAGAATCTACATTCAACAGATCATAAGATTGTGGTGTTTTTGCAACTCCAGGGTAGATGATTGTGATGTTTATCGTAGCCTCAGACATATCTGCTGCCTTCAGTCCGAAACTCAGCTTAGCTCACTCATCGAAGCAGCTCCAGTCCGCACATGCATTCTGTGACACAGTTCAATGTTGATATACTATTACTCACAACCCATAACCCATCAGATAGTGCTGTGAGTGGGACACTGAGAGAAACTATAGAGTGGCCACTACAGACAGCAAGAGGCGGTTGTATCAGAGCTCTAAACACATATACACTTACAAGTATATTTATACATATTTATGTTGATGAAACTGACCACTTAATTTAATAAGCTGAATCACTCTATTGAAATGTTCTTAAAGGACTTTTATTGACGACATCGTACTGTAAAATATGATAAGAGACATCTGTGGCTTCATTCGACTTTAAAACAGGTCATTGTTGTGCTTCTGTCTGACAGTGAATGGGTGGTGCTTTATACATTTGGACTAATGGAATGGCCCAGAGAGGTGCAAAAAGCAAACACCGCCCACACAGTGTGGTGAACCAATTCAAATGCTTCCTCTATAATCACACGGCAACAACTCCGCTAAGAGCAGGCAGATTATACTgttgtgagaaaaaaaactagTGAACCTTTTTCACTGccctttctctccatcatccCTTGTGACTCTCTCTCTTTAACCACTTTTATTCTCTACCTCCTTTCCATCAACTCctcttttcccttcctctcactGCATCATGCAATCCATTTTTCATAACAGAATGGATGGCATTATAAGAGGGGGCCAGAAGAGAGACGGTCTGCCCACTGCTGCACTCCAGcacaagtcacacacacataaacacacacacacacacacacacagaagatcaTCCACCTCAACGAATTACGGACCAGAATTATTAGGTGTCACTTTCCTGTGAATTTGGGATGGTTGGGAGAGAAGCGATGCCCGCACGAGAGCAGATGAACCTGAAAACGCTGTCC
This genomic interval from Chaetodon trifascialis isolate fChaTrf1 chromosome 9, fChaTrf1.hap1, whole genome shotgun sequence contains the following:
- the fbxo46 gene encoding F-box only protein 46, whose amino-acid sequence is MDRDTFSHIRLWCPRPFGTYSQNKARSPGSGGSGGGGGGTGSPSLCKAEPSPDARRSVDGSEDGGMIVGVQEENGEEDDVGSENTPPEPELVSSSLTQSQAPPPSSAPPSPPSSGSQMEDGRVMLDTWYVIKPGNTKEKIAFFVAHQFSGAGQPRPSAMKVKGNWATDCSKAKRRRRCSSYDPPTRSQASEPHFSHDTSLAPPSADEPLLGGVNETDLLSVAEMVALVEQRTAMALQGIVAVHGNQHHHQPPTTTHSQGLTPHQHTLLRGTVSDPTPVMFVSDSSNGQPSKEAQASSSPIQTDQELEEQQESCRVAQAIAHFESQNLENRLHLGTGPVTDSSNRERERRRGGESSIVTPPPPPSHSHGEVRIAFRVSNLDPRSQLEPAGRSRCMFMSCGGGGNQAAARAKEKITCDLYQLVSPSSRDPSSLLLAATTAAPKTDGDLHHPDRQACGSPDPTQELSSAEKKVVGVGRERVTGFHVEVVVTGAVDQCVFYGKDSTENVQEETVCFAVPSGGGGGGGVASSTDPSSDDPPPGQLFFLQPPRGPEEDVKGTGTGSGSGMCSLDCANNNGPGTGVAVSSGERAPRPDSPSVGEDCSDPSLCRLYRHVSHDFLEIRFQIQRLLEPRQYMLLLPDHIMVNIFSYLPTRSLAALKCTCHYFKVLIETYGVRAVDSRWNQDPLYRDDPCKQCKRQYERGDVSLCRWHPKPYHHDLPYGRSYWMCCRRTDKDTPGCRVGLHDNNWVQQPADGPQPIRTKREDRREEAR